Below is a genomic region from Gloeomargarita sp. SKYB120.
AACCCACCCATTGCGGCTGGCGGGGTTTACAGGGATTTCGGCAGCAGCGCCCGTGCTGGTCTGACGATGGTCAACGCCACGAGATTGCTACGACCGCTTGGGAACTGGGGGCTGGGTTACGGGCTAGTCTGGCGCTGCACGATGCCTGGGGAACTCCCGTTCAACGGTACGAGCGCCTGGTGCAACTGGCTCAAGACCTCTGGCAGCAATTGGGTGACCTCCCCTACCTCACCCGCCTGTTGCCGGAACCGCCCCGTTGCGGCCTTGTGAGTTTCCGTCACGCTTCGGTTCCACCAGAAACACTCGCCCAGCAATTGGAACAGCGAAACATCCTCGTGCGGTCGGTGGCTGCGGGTAATTGTGTACGGGCGTCTATCCACTATCTCACCGACCAGGACGAACTCACTCAGTTAGTGCGGGCGCTCAAGGAACTACAGGGATGAGCCGATGCCCACGTAAGACCCCCAGAAAAACAGCCCCACCAGCGCAATCACGCCAATTCCGACTACTGTGCCCACTAACCACAGGGGAATGCGGCCCGAAGACATGTTCATTTTTGCTCACCTCCCAACAACAGCCTTGGTTGCCATTAGTTGAAGAAATAGCTAGAGAACAGAATCGCCAGCACAAAAATCAACAACAACCCCAGAAACAGGGATGTCCGATTTAACTCCACGGGCTGGGTATTGGGATTTTTACCCGTCATGGTCAAACCTCCCTAACGACGAATAAATTGCATCGCGGCGATGGCACCCAAGAAAAACACCGTGGGAATCGCCAAGGTGTGTACCGCCAACCACCGCACGGTGAAAACAGGGTAAGAGACTGGTTCGTTCGGACGATTGGTCGTCATTGCTTCGCTCCTAACTGTTGTTCAAAGGCTTCGATTTGTTGCCGTGCTTCATAGCGTTGAGTCACGACCGGCGGTTTTTCCTGCGCAGGTGCGAAATAGCTATCGGGGCGCGGCGTACCGAACACATCGTAGGCCAGGCCCGTACTGACAAACAACCAACCCGCGATAAACAGCGCCGGAATCGTAATGCTGTGGATGACCCAGTAACGGACACTGGTGATAATGTCCGCAAAGGGGCGTTCTCCCGTGCTACCAGCCATCGAACCAACCTCCTCTCAAGGATGCGTTTCCACGTGTCGAACTGCTTCTATTGTGCCGGTAAACGCCCCCGACTGTACAGGCGACATAGGGAAATAATCAGGCCAGGCACGAGAACCGCCGGCGATGCGCCCTGCTTGATCCCCATCTCCAGCCGCCACAGGAGTTCTAACGTTTGCGTCAACGTCGCTAGCGGCACACCCTGCACTTCTTTGACCAAGAAATACAAGCGTTTGGGGTTGCCCAAGTTGGTCATTGCGGCGACTTTTTCCGGTGTCACGTGCGGGTCTATTTGGGACAACTTCACCCACAACCACAAGCGGAATTGACTCACCAGCGTCGCCGTGATCCGCAGCGGGGGTTCCGCCATCGCCAGTAGGTCGTGCCATAGCTGGAGCGCCTTCTCCACGTGACCTTGCCGGATGGCTTGCGCCAGGGCCAGGCTGGTTTGAGTGGTGGGGGGCACCAGGGGTTGAATTTCCGCCGCTTGCAAGGGACGGGGGTCCTCCGGTCGCAACAGGGCAATTTTCTGCAACTCCTGCTCCAGGCGATAACGGTCGTTGCCCACTGCTGCGACTAGGTAATTCACTGCGG
It encodes:
- a CDS encoding photosystem II reaction center protein J is translated as MNMSSGRIPLWLVGTVVGIGVIALVGLFFWGSYVGIGSSL
- a CDS encoding photosystem II reaction center protein L, translated to MTGKNPNTQPVELNRTSLFLGLLLIFVLAILFSSYFFN
- the psbF gene encoding cytochrome b559 subunit beta, translating into MTTNRPNEPVSYPVFTVRWLAVHTLAIPTVFFLGAIAAMQFIRR
- the psbE gene encoding cytochrome b559 subunit alpha, with product MAGSTGERPFADIITSVRYWVIHSITIPALFIAGWLFVSTGLAYDVFGTPRPDSYFAPAQEKPPVVTQRYEARQQIEAFEQQLGAKQ
- the holA gene encoding DNA polymerase III subunit delta, whose amino-acid sequence is MPVYYYWGDDTHQIQRAVQRLVQQVVDPNWLSFNYQKVAGDSLEAIENALAESRTLPFGTGGRLTWITDAPLGSQCPDELLELLLDTIPHLPDSSHVLFTNANPLPTKSPLGQLFQRYGVVREFNPIPPWKTEELAQMVREMAAEIPVALSEAAVNYLVAAVGNDRYRLEQELQKIALLRPEDPRPLQAAEIQPLVPPTTQTSLALAQAIRQGHVEKALQLWHDLLAMAEPPLRITATLVSQFRLWLWVKLSQIDPHVTPEKVAAMTNLGNPKRLYFLVKEVQGVPLATLTQTLELLWRLEMGIKQGASPAVLVPGLIISLCRLYSRGRLPAQ